A DNA window from Candidatus Brocadiaceae bacterium contains the following coding sequences:
- a CDS encoding 2-hydroxyglutaryl-CoA dehydratase, translated as MICAGIDAGSRAIKIVLLETDGLEVRGSGKTDQGTDQDDRAQRLLDRLLAENGLARSDLARTVATGYGRNIIGSADTTVTEITCHARGVRHVLPDTATIVDIGGQDSKIIKLHESGAVRDFAMNDRCAAGTGCFLEMVARKLDVPLDELGRLASRSRERVAISNVCVVFAETEIIGLLADGAAAEDIVAGVQAAVAGRIATMAGRKVSSPTALTGGVALVSGMDQALSRVLGQPVRIAPEPQMTGALGAALLAADGAGRDRR; from the coding sequence GTGATCTGCGCCGGCATCGACGCGGGCTCGAGAGCGATCAAGATCGTGTTGCTTGAGACTGACGGCCTGGAGGTCCGAGGGAGCGGCAAGACCGACCAGGGGACCGACCAGGATGATCGGGCTCAGCGCCTGCTCGACCGGCTGCTGGCCGAGAACGGGCTGGCGCGGTCCGATCTGGCACGTACCGTGGCGACCGGCTACGGACGCAACATCATCGGTTCGGCGGACACAACCGTCACGGAGATCACCTGCCACGCGCGCGGAGTGCGTCACGTTCTACCCGACACGGCGACGATCGTCGACATCGGCGGGCAGGACAGCAAGATCATTAAGCTGCACGAGAGCGGGGCAGTGCGGGATTTCGCCATGAACGACCGGTGCGCGGCCGGGACGGGGTGTTTTCTCGAAATGGTCGCTCGGAAGCTCGACGTGCCCCTGGATGAACTCGGGCGCCTGGCGAGCAGGAGCCGCGAACGGGTCGCCATCAGCAACGTATGTGTTGTCTTCGCCGAGACGGAGATCATCGGCCTGCTGGCGGACGGCGCGGCGGCCGAGGACATCGTGGCGGGCGTGCAGGCCGCCGTCGCAGGGCGCATCGCCACGATGGCCGGCCGAAAGGTCAGCTCGCCGACCGCGCTGACAGGCGGCGTGGCCCTTGTCTCCGGCATGGACCAGGCCCTTTCGCGCGTGCTTGGCCAGCCGGTACGGATCGCACCGGAGCCGCAGATGACAGGGGCTCTCGGCGCCGCCCTTCTTGCGGCCGACGGGGCTGGCAGGGATCGCCGATAG
- a CDS encoding 2-hydroxyacyl-CoA dehydratase — translation MNSSPRQISLEEWDARHEALRRAGMEEPWYGGPLGRHVQDGDLRLRSLRYDNSEASLRLWNLLLTEDERLHRARAQGRKLVGVMKDLGTVAVMAWSLPGLVAFYPDGAWWIPCVMEHSAGLLSIADSLGIDESFCPVRAMLGAFENGEHFPIPDLLTCSVGATCDDFSAIAQRLEHMGHAITWWEMPARRRPDPGEPAVRLPGGFVAPVEQVEFVESELRRLAGPMEELAGCRLSESRLAAGIRQVNEVRRLLGELRLLAYGSDPCPLPALELLIAEMLALHYCSDATETRAVLQGLLAEARRRVAARAGVLPAGAPRIFWVNPVADLRVMNLLEQCGGRLCGTEYLFCHSLEQIDEALRPMEALARTALADPMVGSAADRAERICSDASAAGAEAVIVSRIPGASHCATEGAIIAETVGERLGIPCIEIEVPTLSDAYHASLCTRLSALTEAVHQRREK, via the coding sequence ATGAACTCGTCTCCACGTCAGATCAGCCTTGAAGAGTGGGACGCGCGCCATGAGGCACTGCGCCGGGCAGGCATGGAGGAGCCCTGGTACGGAGGGCCGCTGGGCCGCCACGTGCAGGACGGAGACTTGCGCCTGCGGTCGCTGCGCTACGATAACTCGGAGGCCTCGCTGCGCCTGTGGAACCTGCTGCTGACTGAGGACGAGCGGCTCCATCGGGCCCGGGCCCAGGGGCGCAAGCTCGTCGGCGTCATGAAGGATCTCGGCACTGTCGCCGTCATGGCATGGTCTCTGCCCGGGCTGGTGGCATTCTACCCCGACGGCGCGTGGTGGATCCCGTGCGTGATGGAGCACAGCGCCGGCCTGCTGAGCATCGCGGACTCGCTCGGGATTGACGAGTCTTTCTGTCCCGTGCGCGCCATGCTCGGGGCGTTCGAAAACGGCGAGCACTTCCCGATTCCGGACCTGCTCACGTGCAGCGTCGGGGCGACGTGCGACGACTTTTCAGCCATTGCCCAGCGGCTGGAGCACATGGGCCATGCCATCACGTGGTGGGAGATGCCGGCCCGGCGCCGGCCGGATCCCGGGGAGCCCGCAGTACGCCTGCCCGGAGGATTCGTCGCGCCGGTCGAGCAGGTGGAGTTCGTCGAGAGCGAGTTGAGGCGGCTTGCCGGGCCGATGGAGGAACTGGCGGGCTGCCGGCTCTCCGAATCGCGTCTTGCCGCCGGCATCCGCCAGGTGAACGAGGTCCGCCGGCTTCTTGGCGAGCTGCGCCTGCTGGCGTACGGAAGCGACCCGTGTCCGCTTCCGGCGCTGGAGCTGCTCATCGCGGAGATGCTGGCCCTGCACTACTGCTCGGACGCAACAGAGACGCGGGCCGTGCTGCAGGGACTGCTGGCGGAGGCGCGCCGCCGGGTGGCCGCACGGGCCGGCGTGCTGCCTGCCGGTGCGCCGCGCATATTCTGGGTGAATCCCGTCGCCGACCTGCGGGTCATGAACCTGCTGGAGCAGTGCGGAGGGCGCCTGTGCGGCACGGAATATCTCTTCTGCCATTCGCTGGAGCAGATAGACGAGGCACTGCGCCCGATGGAGGCGCTCGCACGGACGGCTCTGGCGGACCCCATGGTGGGGAGCGCGGCCGACCGCGCCGAACGCATCTGCTCCGACGCTTCCGCCGCCGGCGCCGAGGCCGTGATCGTCTCGCGCATCCCCGGCGCCAGCCACTGCGCGACCGAAGGAGCGATCATCGCGGAGACCGTCGGCGAGCGGCTGGGGATCCCCTGCATCGAGATCGAAGTGCCGACGCTGTCGGACGCATACCATGCGAGCCTGTGCACGCGCCTCTCGGCGCTGACCGAGGCGGTTCATCAGAGGAGAGAGAAGTGA